The Candidatus Bathyarchaeota archaeon genome includes a region encoding these proteins:
- a CDS encoding 4Fe-4S dicluster domain-containing protein, protein MSMEKELIRHLLKKPITLRYPFEKLPPVKGLRGKHVWDSERCVGCGLCATDCPAFAIEMIGKGLTAELKIYLGRCLFCGQCEEGCPRDAIRLTQLYELAESDRKNLILEFKRESI, encoded by the coding sequence ATGAGCATGGAGAAGGAACTCATTAGACATCTACTGAAAAAGCCGATAACCCTGCGTTACCCATTTGAAAAGCTTCCTCCAGTTAAGGGATTACGCGGAAAACATGTTTGGGACTCTGAGAGATGCGTCGGATGCGGGTTATGCGCCACAGATTGTCCAGCTTTCGCCATTGAAATGATAGGTAAAGGCCTCACAGCAGAACTCAAAATCTACCTTGGCAGATGCTTATTTTGTGGGCAATGCGAGGAAGGTTGTCCAAGAGACGCTATAAGACTCACTCAACTATATGAGTTGGCTGAATCCGACCGAAAAAACCTCATTTTGGAGTTCAAAAGAGAATCCATATGA